The Hymenobacter sp. 5317J-9 genome has a window encoding:
- a CDS encoding DUF4349 domain-containing protein gives MGAAATNRIVVYEGKLNLGVASFDKASVSIDSLLAVYGAFQASAHETSTDGQRQQDLTLNVPPANFVRLVAALSKLGRVESKDVTSSDITGDVLEASNALNDQQAAQTKQQQLLAKATSPAQAQQLAAQGRELQAGIAEAEARLQRFGAQRKWATLALHYFQYLPAPEPAAPLPAFAPRFAEAFNRGWSWVLSGLVLLTNLWPLLLLGGSVAAGLRWWRQRQQAPA, from the coding sequence TTGGGCGCAGCTGCCACCAACCGCATTGTGGTGTACGAAGGCAAATTGAACCTCGGCGTGGCGTCTTTTGACAAAGCCAGCGTCAGCATCGACAGCCTGCTTGCGGTGTATGGCGCTTTTCAGGCGTCGGCGCACGAAACCAGCACCGACGGCCAACGACAGCAGGACCTGACCCTCAACGTGCCGCCCGCCAACTTTGTGCGGCTGGTGGCGGCGCTGAGTAAGCTGGGCCGCGTCGAGAGCAAGGACGTCACCTCTTCCGACATCACCGGCGACGTGCTGGAAGCCAGCAATGCCCTCAACGACCAGCAGGCGGCGCAGACGAAGCAGCAACAGCTACTGGCCAAAGCCACTTCCCCGGCCCAGGCGCAGCAACTTGCCGCTCAGGGCCGGGAGCTGCAAGCCGGAATTGCCGAGGCGGAAGCACGTCTGCAACGTTTTGGCGCGCAGCGGAAATGGGCCACGCTGGCGCTGCACTACTTCCAGTACCTGCCCGCGCCGGAGCCGGCGGCGCCCCTGCCGGCTTTTGCGCCTCGCTTTGCGGAGGCGTTTAACCGGGGCTGGTCGTGGGTGCTGAGCGGACTGGTCCTGCTCACCAACCTCTGGCCGCTGCTGCTGCTGGGTGGCAGCGTAGCCGCGGGCTTGCGGTGGTGGCGCCAGCGGCAGCAGGCCCCGGCGTAA
- a CDS encoding phage holin family protein produces the protein MLGFILKIVLTAGLVYGLSMVLPGVALGGFGSAIILVLVLGVLNAVVKPILKILGFPITILTLGLFLLVINVIIVKLADFLMTSFDVHGLLNALLFSLALSVVNAIVDLVVD, from the coding sequence ATGCTTGGTTTTATTCTCAAAATTGTGCTCACGGCCGGCCTCGTGTATGGCCTGAGCATGGTGCTGCCGGGCGTGGCCCTGGGCGGTTTCGGCAGCGCCATCATTCTGGTGCTGGTGCTGGGCGTGCTCAACGCCGTGGTGAAGCCCATTCTCAAAATCCTGGGTTTCCCCATCACCATTCTCACGCTGGGCCTGTTTCTACTGGTCATCAACGTCATCATTGTGAAGCTGGCCGATTTCCTGATGACCAGCTTCGATGTGCACGGCTTGCTGAACGCGCTGCTGTTCAGCCTGGCGCTGTCGGTGGTCAACGCCATTGTGGACCTGGTGGTGGACTAA